The following coding sequences lie in one Nycticebus coucang isolate mNycCou1 chromosome 18, mNycCou1.pri, whole genome shotgun sequence genomic window:
- the VPS25 gene encoding vacuolar protein-sorting-associated protein 25 has product MAMSFEWPWQYRFPPFFTLQPNVDTRQKQLAAWCSLVLSFCRLHKQSSMTVMEAQESPLFNNVKLQRKLPVESIQIVLEELRKKGNLEWLDKSKSSFLIMWRRPEEWGKLIYQWVSKSGQNNSVFTLYELTNGEDTEDEEFHGLDEATLLRALQALQQEHKAEIITVSDGRGVKFF; this is encoded by the exons ATGGCGATGAGTTTCGAGTGGCCGTGGCAATATCGCTTCCCGCCCTTCTTTAC GTTACAGCCGAACGTGGACACTCGGCAGAAGCAGCTGGCTGCCTGGTGCTCGCTGGTCCTGTCCTTCTGCCGCCTGCACAAACAGTCAAGCATGACAGTGATGGAAGCTCAGGAGAGCCCGCTCTTCAACAACGTCAAGCTACAAC GTAAGCTTCCTGTGGAATCAATCCAGATTGTGTTAGAGGAACTGAGGAAGAAAG GGAACCTCGAGTGGTTGGATAAGAGCAAATCTAGCTTCCTGATCATGTGGCGGAGGCCAGAAGAATGGGGGAAACTCATCTATCAGTGG GTTTCCAAGAGTGGCCAGAATAACTCTGTGTTCACCCTGTATGAACTGAccaatggggaagacacagaaGATGAGG AGTTCCACGGGCTGGATGAGGCAACCCTACTGCGGGCTCTGCAGGCCCTACAGCAGGAGCACAAAGCCGAGATCATCACTGTCAGCGATGGCCGAGGTGTCAAGTTCTTCTAG